A genome region from Diorhabda carinulata isolate Delta chromosome 2, icDioCari1.1, whole genome shotgun sequence includes the following:
- the LOC130890896 gene encoding GPI mannosyltransferase 3, with product MRNIGVFLIFLSIRIFSIYFVQTFYVPDEYWQTLEVAHKLVYHYGYLTWEWTQGIRNYLPPLIIAFFYKLLYWIKLDTTETLVYGPRVIQAILSSYSDLCFYKWSGTRKWAIFSIGTSWFWFYTGSRTLINTLECSLTTIGLSKFPWPGKRIEESSLFIWIAAIVFFIRPTSGIIWLPIGLYHLKITKHTLFHVVITQYIPIGIVTLILTVLLDSGCHGSLLITPYKFIQFNVFQNLSSFYGVQPWHWYLSSGIPSVLGIFLLPFLLATVIVLKNIRIHPIEVVLLSTIAFTVFVYSLLPHKEFRFILPLFPMIFYMTSRFLSAWSRKSTNFSVWLVAIVIFIGNLVPAWYFGMVHQRGTLDVMNPLREISEKNPDDTHLLFLMPCHSTPLYSHLHINVTTRFLTCLPNLNNQENYTDEADLFYLDPNGWFRNNYPQNGTLPTHIISFDILQPFITDILNNYKLTHEIWHTNIPLSSRIGKYVLIHRRIDL from the exons atgagaaatataggagtatttttaatattcctaAGTATACggatattttctatatatttcgtTCAAACATTTTATGTCCCAGATGAATATTGGCAAACTTTGGAAGTAGCACACAAATTAGTGTATCACTATGGATATCTAACTTGGGAATGGACTCAAGGCATTCGGAATTATCTACCACCTTTGATTATAGCTTTTTTCTACAAACTTTTGTATTGGATTAAACTAGACACTACTGAGACTTTA GTGTATGGTCCTCGAGTAATACAAGCAATTTTAAGTTCTTATTCTGACTTGTGTTTTTATAAGTGGTCTGGGACAAGAAAGTGGGCTATTTTCTCCATAGGAACTTCATGGTTCTGGTTTTATACAGGTTCTAGGACACTTATAAATACCCTAGAATGCTCTTTAACAACAATAGGTCTTTCTAAATTTCCTTGGCCAGGAAAAAGAATAG AAGAATCTTCGCTATTTATTTGGATTGCAGCTATAGTATTCTTTATCAGACCAACTAGTGGAATAATTTGGCTTCCAATTGGATTATATCacttgaaaataacaaaacatacttTATTTCATGTAGTAATTACCCAATATATACCCATAGG GATTGTTACTTTGATATTGACAGTATTGTTGGATAGTGGATGTCATGGGTCTCTTCTTATTACTCCCTacaaatttatacaatttaatgtatttcaaaatttgagctcaTTCTATGGAGTACAACCTTGGCATTGGTACTTATCATCCGGTATTCCAAGTGTACTGGGTATATTCCTATTACCATTTCTATTAGCTACtgtaattgttttaaaaaatatacgtaTACACCCTATTGAAGTAGTTTTGCTCAGTACAATTGCGTTTACTGTGTTTGTTTATAG cttATTACCACACAAGGAATTTCGATTCATTTTACCATTATTTCCTATGATATTTTATATGACATCAAGATTTTTATCTGCTTGGAGTAGAAAATCTACAAA CTTTTCAGTCTGGTTGGTAGCTAtagtaatatttattggaaacttGGTACCTGCGTGGTACTTTGGAATGGTTCACCAGCGGGGTACACTTGATGTTATGAATCCTTTAAgagaaatatctgaaaaaaatccAGATGACACTCATCTATTGTTTTTAATGCCTTGCCATTCAACTCCTCTTTACAG TCATCTTCATATTAACGTGACCACACGTTTTTTAACATGTCTTCCTAATCtaaataatcaagaaaattaCACTGATGAAGCTGACTTATTTTACTTAGATCCAAATGGGTGGTTTAGGAATAATTATCCTCAAAATGGTACATTACCTACTCATATCATCAGTTTCGATATTTTACAACCTTTTATAACAGATATTTTAAACAA CTATAAACTTACCCATGAAATTTGGCACACGAATATACCATTATCATCCAGGATTGGAAAGTATGTACTTATTCATCGAAGAATTGATTTatga